GGCGAATCTGACGCACAGGCCCAGCGCCACCAGTACGAGCAGGCCGAGGACCCACGGCCACGCCCCGTGCCGGTGCACCCAACCGGCGAGTGTGCCCTGAACGCGTCCGGCGGCCGAGATCACCGGGTCATCGGGATCCCCTGCGGCACTGAACAACTGGATCTCATACCAACCGTAGTAGGCGACGTATGCGCCGACGGCGATCAACAGCGCACCGCTGATCCGGCTGATGTACGGGACGATGCGGCGCAGTCGGTCGACCACCGCGGTACTGGCCAGCGCCGTGGCGATGGCCAGTACACCGACGACGAGCATGAATCCCGCCGCGTAGGCGCCGAACACCACGGCCCGGTGCAGCGTCGTGTTCGACTCCAGGGTCACCCCGGTGACCGCCAGGAACGGTCCGACAGTGCACGACAGTGAGGCCACCGCGTAGGCGACGCCGTAGCCGGCCATGGAACCCAGCCGGGCGGTCGGTGCCGACCCGGCACGGCGTGCCAGCGGGCCGGGGACCAACAACCCGAGCCGACGCCCCGCCAGCAGCCAACCACCCAGCACGACCAGGACGACACCGATGAGCACCGTGACGTAGGGCAGATAACGCTGGACGGTGCTCGCGGCCGCGACGGTCAGCAGCCCGAAGGTTCCGAATACCGCGACGAACCCCGCAGTCATCACCACGGTCGCGACGAGCGCGCGTCCCACTGCGCTCACCGGCCCGCCCGGGGACGCGCCCCGCACCACCAAGGCGAGGTACCCGGGCAGCAACGCGAACCCGCACGGATTGAGTGCCGCGACCAGTCCGGCGGCGAACGCCAACCCCACTAGGTTGTCGGGCACGCCCGGGACTAGCTCTTCAGCGCCGCGACCCGATCAGCCAGCTCCTGCTGCGGCATGGCCGATGTCGGGTTGTTGACGAACGTCGACGACCCGTCGGCGCGGTAGAACACGTAGGCGGGTTGCCACGGAACGTTGTAGCGCGCCCAGATGGAGCCGTCCGCGTCATTCAGATTGGTGAAGTTCAGGTGGTATTTGTCGACGAAACCCTGCATCGCCGCGACATCGGAATGGGCCGCCACCCCGACGAAGCTGACTTGTGGATTCGCCGCGGCAACCTGGCTCACCGACGGAGCCTCGGCATTGCAGAACGGGCACCAGGGAGTCCAGAACCAGAGCACCGCGGGACGCCCGGTCAGGCTGGACCCGTTGAACGGAGCCCCCGACAACGTGGTGCCGGTGAATTGCAGCCGATCGTCGGCGGCCGCTGTGGGCGCGGCGACCAGGGCGAACACCATCGCGACCGCGGACAAGACGCCGGCCAGACCGGATATCGCCGGGACATGCAGCCGCGGCAGTCGCATCCTCATGGCATTCTCCTTCGCTCAGGGCGCAGCGCACCGACTGCCTGCGCATACCCCCTAACACGGCAGTCGACACCCCCGGGTTCAAACCACGGCGCGCCGGTCAGTTCTGCCGGGGCTGCAACTCCGTGGTGAAGCTGTCCAGGAAGGCCCGGTTGTCGGTGCCGCCGACCGGCCTGATCACGAACTTCGTCAGGCCCGCCGCCAGGTACCCGTCGAGTTGGCGGTGTAGGGCGGGCCAGTCGGCGGCGACCAGCTCGGCCGGGTCGACGCCGGGTCGGCGGCGACTGATCGCGGCCAGCACCTCATCCGGGATCGCCCCGTCACCCACGGCGAGGCTGATGCCGTAGTGGTCGGGTTCGATCGTCCGTTCCGCAGCGGCCGCCGCCTCTTCGATGTGCCGCCGCGCCACGGCCGTCTCGTCCGGGGTGAGGAAGCTGCCCAACCACCCGTCGCCGAGTCGGCCGATGCGGGTCAGGGCCGCCGGCGCCGATCCGCCCAGCCAGATGTCGATCGGCGGCACCGGCAGCGGCCGCACCTCCGCAGAGCGGACGGTGAAGTACTCGCCCTCGAACGGCACTGCCTCGCCGGCAAGTGCCGACCGCAGCAACCGCAGTGACTCGTCGAAGACTGCCGCCCGGCGACCGTCCGGAACCACGAAGATGTCCCGCTCCGCGGGCAGGGCCGAATGCAGGCCGAAGACCGGCAGGACCCGCTTGGGCGCCAGGGCTGCCAGTGAGGCGAGCTGTTTGGCCACCAGCACGGGATGCCGCCCGGGCAGGATCGCGACCGAGGTCCCGACCTTCAGGCGGCGCGTGCGGGCCAGCGCGTAGGCCATGCCGATGAACGGATCCACGGCCGTGTGGAGACCAGTTCGGAGAACCACAGCGAGTCGGCCCCGGAGCCCTCCAGGTGATCGACGATGTCGTCGAGGCGGTCGGGTGAGGTCTCGGCGCCCAGCCCGACGCCGAAGCGAACCTTCATCGGAGGTTTCCCATGGTTTCCATGGTCGGGTCAACACCGGAAACGCGCCTCTTGTGCCCGGTCGTCCGGCGGTTCAGAGTAAGAAAATGAGCGAGCAATGGATTCAAGGGTGCTTGGTCCAGCGGATCACGTTTCGTGACGGCCTGGTGCTCAATCTCGACGACTACAACGAGCTGGTCATCTCGGTTCCGCTCGAGCTGACACTGCCGGAGACGAACACCGACGATTCCGAAGTGGTGGCGATCGACCCGAAGGCCCTGCGCAACGAGGTTCGCCCGCTGTTCGATTTCGCCGGGCAGCGCTGCACGCATGCCGACTGGGAGGACAACGGGAGCCTCCACCTGAGCTTTTCCGATGGCCACCGGATCGACGTCCGCCCCGACGAGAACCGGACCTCGTGGGAGCTGTACGGGAAATACCACGGCTACGCCGCATGCCTGCCGCACGGGCGGGTCCGTGTCGTCCGTCATGATCAGGAGGACTCCGACCAGGAGGACGACAACATCACCACCCGCGGCGGCTGACCGGCATGCGGCGCGACCGTAGGCAACTACCGACCGGCGTCAGCCGACCCCGACCCCGATGATCGGGATCCAGACGCCGAACAACCACACACCCCACTGCCGGAATCCGTTGTCCCACACCGGGTTCAATCGATAACCCCAGTAATCGATGGTCGGCGGCAGCGGTCCGCCTCGCCAGTGGAACGGCGGCGGCGGGCCCCAGCCCCACGGCGGCGGGCCATTACGGTCGTCCCACCAGTCGTGCCGGTTGTTGGCCCACCACGGTCCCTTGTCGTCCCAGTGACCACGGTCGAAGTCGCGTCCACGATCCTCCCAACCGCGGCCACGATCGTCGAAGTCACGACCGGGTCCACGGTCGCAGAACGGGAAGCAGTCGTCATTGCCGTGTCCCGGCTTCAGCGGAGCCGGAGCACCCGGCTTCGCCGACGCCACCGGTTCCCCCAAACCCGCGGCGCCCACTCCGATCGCGCCGACCGCCAACGCAGCCGCCACGAACTTCGTCAGTTTCATACTCGAACCTCCTCAGGTCACGACCCCGGCACCAATCCATCCCCCAATGGTCCGGCGCCGCAACGCCATGCAATCGCCGCTGAAGCGAGCGGCGAGACGTGCACCCCAGTGACATATCGGGGTGACCGATCCGAGCGTTACCTGTTTTCGGCGCGGGTCCGGCCCTACCCTGGCGGGGTGGGTATCGCACCGCGGATCAACGGGGCACCTCCGCCCGACATCCCCTGTTCTCAGGCCGAGCTAGGGTCCTGGCAGTTCTGGCGCGAGGACGACGACATCCGGGACGGCGCCTTCGCAGCGTTGCGCCGCGACGCACCGATCTCGTTTCACCCGGCGTGCGTCGTGGCCGGGTTTCCCGAAACCCAGGGGCACTGGGCGGTGACCCGGTACGACGACGTGTTCCATGCCAGCCGCCACCCGGAGATCTTCAGCTCCGCGTCCGGGATCACCATCGGCGACCAAACCTCGGAACTGGCCGAGTATTTCGGCTCGATGATCGTGATGGACGACCCGCGGCACACCCGGCTGCGCAACATCGTGCGCAGTGCGTTCACCCCGCGAGTGGTCTCCCTGATCGAGGATTCCGTCCGCGACCGGGCCCGTCGACTGGTTTCGGACATGGTGTCCGCGCATCCCGACGGCACCGCCGAACTCGTCACCGAACTCGCCGGCCCGCTGCCGCTACAGGTCATCTGCGACATGATGGGCATCCCCGAGCAGGACCACCAGCAGATATTTCACTGGACCAACGTGATCCTGGGCTTCGGCGATCCCGATCTGACGACCGATTTCGACGAGTTCGCGGCCGTCGCGATGGACATCGGCGCCTACGCGACCGCACTCGCCGACGAGCGCCGGGCGGTGCCCACCGACGACCTGACCACGAGCCTGGTGCAGGCGGAAGTGGACGGCGAGCGCCTCACCTCGGCCGAGGTGGCCTCGTTCTTCATCCTGCTCGTGGTCGCGGGCAACGAAACCACCCGGAATGCCATCAGCCACGGTGTTCTGGCGCTCACCCGCTATCCGGAGCAGCGTGAGCTGTGGTGGTCGCGGTATGAGGAACTGGCGCCCACCGCGGTGGAGGAGATCGTGCGCTGGGCCTCCCCGGTGAGCTACATGCGTCGCACCGTCACCCAGGACACCGTGCTCGGCGGGACCCCGCTACCGGCCGGGGCCAAGGTGACGCTCTGGTACGGGTCGGCCAATCGGGACGAGTCGAAGTTCGCCGATCCGTGGCGGTTCGACGTCACCCGTCACCCCAATCCGCACCTCGGTTTCGGCGGTGGCGGCGCCCATTTCTGTCTCGGGGCCAACCTGGCGCGGCGCGAGATCACCGTGGTCTTCGAGGAACTGCACCGGCAACTGCCCGACCTCGTCGCGACCGAGGAACCCGACCGGCTGCAGTCGTCGTTCATCCACGGCATCAAGCGGATGCCGGTGGCCTGGACCTGAAGCCCGCCCCTCTCATCTGACGGTGAGCGTGCCCAGCATCGCGGGGTGGTACAGGCAATAGAAGGCGTACTCCCCCGGCTCGTCCGGGGCCTTCAGCGTCGCCTGCTCCTTGCCGTCGACGTGGACGTCGAACAGGTCCTTGGTCCGCGACGTCACCGAATGCTCGACCTCGTCGTTGTTCACGATCGTGATCTCGGTGCCGGGTGCCACCGGACCGAGGGAGCTGAACCCCATGCCCTCGATCGCGATGGTGGGACCGGCGGGTACCGCCGTACCGGGACTGCTCACCGCGGTCTCGTTGTGCTGGGCGTGGTCGGCCGGTGCATCGGTCTGCCCCCCGCAGCCGACGGCCGTCGCCACCACCATCAATGCCGCCGCGCCCCAGATCGTCATGCGGTTCATCGCGCGTCCCCTTGAATTCGCTGTGCCGCTCTGGGCCGATTATCGACCCTGCACCGCGGTTTCAGTCGGAGAACGCAGAAGTCACCGGGCACCCAGGACATCCAGCATCCCGGCGGCGGACCGCGGCCAGGTGAACTGTTCGGCGCGTTGCCGGGCACTGCTGCGCCGCTGGAGCTCGGGCCGCCCGATCACCGAGGCGACCGCACACGCGATCGCGTGCGGGTCGTTGTCGGCGGTGGCCCCGCTGTCGCAGGTCAGGATCTCGGCCAGCGCAGAGGTGCGGGACACCACGGCCGGAGTTCCGCAGGCGAGTGCCTCCAGGGCCGCCAGTCCGAAGGTCTCGTGCGGGCCGGGGGCCAGCGCCACATCTGCCGAGGCGAGAATGGTCGCCACCGTGTCGCGGCAACCGACGTAGCCGGTGAAGTCCACCGGCAGCCCACTGGCCTGGCGTTCCAGCCGGGCCCGCAACGGCCCTTCGCCGACGACCACCAGGCGCGCATCGACCCCCGAGTCACGCAGGGCGCCAACGGTATCGATACTGCGGTGGGCGTGTTTCTCCACCGACAACCGGCCGCAGTGCACCAGCAGGGTCTGCTGTGGCGCCGCCCAGCGGCTGCGCATCTGGGCACTCCGTCGGCGCGGGTGGAACTGCTCGAGGTCCACCCCGAGCGGCACCGTCGCGACGTTCTCCGCACCGATCCGGTCGAACTCCTCGCGGGCGAAGCCCGTGGTGCACACCACTGCGTCATAGTTCGCCGCGGTCCGGCGGTTGGCGAAGTCGGCGACGGCGCGGGCGGCCGAGCGTGGGAGCACCTGGCCGACCAGGCGGTCGAGTCGTTCGTGGGAGATCATCACCGTGCCCACGTCGTGCCGACGCCCCCACGGACCCAGCGATCGCAGGGTCAACCGGTCCGACACTTCGATGGCGTCCGGCCCCAACCGTTGCAGCAGCGCGGTCACCGGGCCCGGCAACACCGCACGGTAACCGCCGGTGAACGGGATCTGCCTGGCGGGCAGGGAGATTCGGATGACGCCCGTGTCCAGCACACGCCGTTCGGTATGCGAGCCGGGGACGATCAGGTAGACCTCGTGACCCAGCGCGCAATACTCGGCGCCCAGGCGGTCGACCGCGGTACGCAGACCACCCGAGCGCGGCCCGTAGAAGTTGGCAACCTGGACCACCCGCATGCCACGATGACAACCGGGCCGCGTGTGCGGTCAACAACGGTGCCGCAACGGTGGCCTGAACAGCCGCTGAACAAGCCCGGGGCGACTCAGCCGAGATGGTGGCCGAACCAGTCCTGGACCCGGCGCCAGGCGTCCGCCGCGGCCGCCGGATCGTAGCGATCGCCGGTGTCGTTGAAGAACGCATGGTTGGCGTCGGGTTCGGTGATCAACTCGTGCACCATCCCGGCTTTCTCGAGCGCCGCGCGGGCCACCGGCTCAGTGGCGTTCACCCGCTGATCCAAGGCGCCGTAGAAGGCGAGCACCGCGACATCACGCGATCCGGCGAAGTCCGGATCATCCGGTGTCGGTCCGTAGAACGGCACCGCCGCGGCCAGCTCGGGGACGCCCGAGGCCAGCAGACGCCACACCAGGCCACCACCCATGCAGAAACCGACAGCGGCGAGTTTGCGATCCGGTACGCGCCGTCGCACCTCCTCGATCCCGCTCTTGAGGTTCGCGACGAACTCGGCGGGCTCGATCTTGCTCAGCGCGGCGGTGGCGGCAGCCGGATCACCGAAGGCGGCGGTGCCGCCCTGGGCCGAGAGCAGGTCGATCGCCAGGGCCGAATACCCGATGCCGGCAAATCGGCCGGCCACCGAACGGATGTAATCGGTCAGGCCCTTGTTCTCGTGGATCACCAACACCGCCCCGCGGGGTTCGGCAGCGGCAG
The genomic region above belongs to Mycolicibacterium sp. HK-90 and contains:
- a CDS encoding cytochrome P450 translates to MGIAPRINGAPPPDIPCSQAELGSWQFWREDDDIRDGAFAALRRDAPISFHPACVVAGFPETQGHWAVTRYDDVFHASRHPEIFSSASGITIGDQTSELAEYFGSMIVMDDPRHTRLRNIVRSAFTPRVVSLIEDSVRDRARRLVSDMVSAHPDGTAELVTELAGPLPLQVICDMMGIPEQDHQQIFHWTNVILGFGDPDLTTDFDEFAAVAMDIGAYATALADERRAVPTDDLTTSLVQAEVDGERLTSAEVASFFILLVVAGNETTRNAISHGVLALTRYPEQRELWWSRYEELAPTAVEEIVRWASPVSYMRRTVTQDTVLGGTPLPAGAKVTLWYGSANRDESKFADPWRFDVTRHPNPHLGFGGGGAHFCLGANLARREITVVFEELHRQLPDLVATEEPDRLQSSFIHGIKRMPVAWT
- a CDS encoding protein disulfide oxidoreductase; the encoded protein is MRMRLPRLHVPAISGLAGVLSAVAMVFALVAAPTAAADDRLQFTGTTLSGAPFNGSSLTGRPAVLWFWTPWCPFCNAEAPSVSQVAAANPQVSFVGVAAHSDVAAMQGFVDKYHLNFTNLNDADGSIWARYNVPWQPAYVFYRADGSSTFVNNPTSAMPQQELADRVAALKS
- a CDS encoding DUF6188 family protein — protein: MSEQWIQGCLVQRITFRDGLVLNLDDYNELVISVPLELTLPETNTDDSEVVAIDPKALRNEVRPLFDFAGQRCTHADWEDNGSLHLSFSDGHRIDVRPDENRTSWELYGKYHGYAACLPHGRVRVVRHDQEDSDQEDDNITTRGG
- a CDS encoding cupredoxin domain-containing protein; translation: MNRMTIWGAAALMVVATAVGCGGQTDAPADHAQHNETAVSSPGTAVPAGPTIAIEGMGFSSLGPVAPGTEITIVNNDEVEHSVTSRTKDLFDVHVDGKEQATLKAPDEPGEYAFYCLYHPAMLGTLTVR
- a CDS encoding cytochrome c biogenesis CcdA family protein, producing the protein MPDNLVGLAFAAGLVAALNPCGFALLPGYLALVVRGASPGGPVSAVGRALVATVVMTAGFVAVFGTFGLLTVAAASTVQRYLPYVTVLIGVVLVVLGGWLLAGRRLGLLVPGPLARRAGSAPTARLGSMAGYGVAYAVASLSCTVGPFLAVTGVTLESNTTLHRAVVFGAYAAGFMLVVGVLAIATALASTAVVDRLRRIVPYISRISGALLIAVGAYVAYYGWYEIQLFSAAGDPDDPVISAAGRVQGTLAGWVHRHGAWPWVLGLLVLVALGLCVRFAARTRHGHPATVADAP
- a CDS encoding dienelactone hydrolase family protein yields the protein MTPLQRYIAEEIATDHLDGLLSRREALRRLGLLGIGAAAGAALIAACSEGKQDAPAGMPGAAPGTSPPPGAEAALPTTPVSWPGPGGELRGAWSAAAEPRGAVLVIHENKGLTDYIRSVAGRFAGIGYSALAIDLLSAQGGTAAFGDPAAATAALSKIEPAEFVANLKSGIEEVRRRVPDRKLAAVGFCMGGGLVWRLLASGVPELAAAVPFYGPTPDDPDFAGSRDVAVLAFYGALDQRVNATEPVARAALEKAGMVHELITEPDANHAFFNDTGDRYDPAAAADAWRRVQDWFGHHLG
- a CDS encoding glycosyltransferase, which codes for MRVVQVANFYGPRSGGLRTAVDRLGAEYCALGHEVYLIVPGSHTERRVLDTGVIRISLPARQIPFTGGYRAVLPGPVTALLQRLGPDAIEVSDRLTLRSLGPWGRRHDVGTVMISHERLDRLVGQVLPRSAARAVADFANRRTAANYDAVVCTTGFAREEFDRIGAENVATVPLGVDLEQFHPRRRSAQMRSRWAAPQQTLLVHCGRLSVEKHAHRSIDTVGALRDSGVDARLVVVGEGPLRARLERQASGLPVDFTGYVGCRDTVATILASADVALAPGPHETFGLAALEALACGTPAVVSRTSALAEILTCDSGATADNDPHAIACAVASVIGRPELQRRSSARQRAEQFTWPRSAAGMLDVLGAR